The following proteins are encoded in a genomic region of Pseudomonadota bacterium:
- a CDS encoding helix-turn-helix transcriptional regulator: protein MSGGLRNRIRVFRAEHRLSQADLAREIGVSRKTISTIEVGRFVPSTIIALRLARRFDVTVEEIFQLADAPTESGTTGESE from the coding sequence ATGAGCGGCGGTCTGCGCAATCGCATCCGCGTGTTTCGCGCCGAGCACCGCCTCAGCCAAGCGGACCTTGCGCGCGAGATCGGCGTCTCGCGCAAGACCATCAGCACCATCGAGGTGGGCCGCTTCGTGCCGTCCACCATCATCGCACTGAGGCTAGCTCGTCGCTTCGACGTCACCGTCGAAGAGATTTTCCAACTCGCCGACGCCCCTACGGAGTCCGGCACCACAGGAGAGAGTGAATGA
- a CDS encoding glutamine--tRNA ligase/YqeY domain fusion protein has product MTTNELPETNFIRDIVDEDLESGKHSSIVTRFPPEPNGFLHIGHATSICLNFGLARDYKGTCHLRFDDTNPLKEESKFAESIIEDVRWLGFDWGEHLYHASEYFDQLYEWAKHLIRDGKAYVDELSAEQIREYRGTLTEPGKNSPYRDRPVEENLDLIERMKNGEFEEGTYVVRAKIDMASPNPVMRDPTMYRIRKAEHHRTGAKWCIYPMYDFAHGLSDAIEGITHSLCTLEFENNRPLYDWFIANLPTPSTPRQIEFAGLNLGYTVLSKRVLRGLVEDGLVSGWDDPRMPTLRGLRRRGYTAASIRTFCRRIGLARRHAISEISLLESGLREELNLSAPRAMAVLRPIKLVITNYPEGQEETLDAVNNPEDESAGVRQVPFSRELYIEDADFREEAPKKYFRLTPGREVRLRWAYFVTCTGFVKDPDTGEVTEVHCTYDPETRGGDAPDGRKVKGTIHWVSAPHAVDAEVRLYDRLFSVERPGVGVDDVREHLNSESMEVLRDCKLEPSLRDAPVGEPLQFERMGYFCVDSVDSKPEALVFNRTVALRDAWAKIDKAAKAKA; this is encoded by the coding sequence ATGACCACGAACGAACTCCCCGAGACCAATTTCATCCGAGACATCGTCGACGAAGACCTCGAGAGCGGGAAGCACTCGAGCATCGTCACGCGCTTCCCGCCGGAGCCGAACGGCTTCCTGCACATCGGTCACGCCACGTCGATCTGCCTGAACTTCGGCCTCGCTCGCGACTACAAGGGCACCTGCCACCTGCGCTTCGACGACACCAACCCGTTGAAGGAAGAGTCCAAGTTCGCCGAGTCCATCATCGAGGACGTGCGCTGGCTCGGCTTCGACTGGGGCGAGCACCTCTATCACGCCTCGGAGTACTTCGATCAGCTCTACGAATGGGCCAAGCATCTGATCCGCGACGGCAAGGCCTACGTGGACGAGCTCTCGGCGGAGCAGATCCGCGAGTACCGGGGTACGCTGACGGAGCCCGGCAAGAACAGCCCCTACCGCGATCGCCCAGTCGAGGAGAACCTCGACCTCATCGAGCGCATGAAGAACGGCGAATTCGAAGAGGGCACCTACGTGGTGCGGGCCAAGATCGACATGGCCTCGCCGAACCCGGTCATGCGCGACCCCACCATGTACCGTATCCGCAAGGCGGAGCATCACCGCACCGGCGCCAAGTGGTGCATCTACCCGATGTACGATTTCGCCCACGGCCTCTCGGACGCCATCGAAGGCATCACCCACTCGCTGTGCACCCTCGAGTTCGAGAACAACCGCCCCCTCTACGACTGGTTCATCGCCAACCTGCCGACGCCGTCGACGCCGCGCCAGATCGAGTTCGCGGGCCTGAACCTCGGCTACACGGTGCTGAGCAAACGCGTGCTGCGTGGGTTGGTGGAGGATGGCCTGGTGTCGGGCTGGGACGATCCGCGCATGCCGACCCTGCGGGGCCTGCGCCGCCGCGGCTACACGGCCGCCTCCATCCGCACCTTCTGCCGCCGCATCGGCCTGGCGCGACGCCATGCCATCAGTGAGATCTCCCTGCTGGAGAGCGGCCTGCGAGAGGAGCTGAACCTCTCGGCACCGCGGGCCATGGCGGTGCTGCGACCGATCAAGCTCGTGATCACCAACTACCCCGAGGGCCAGGAGGAGACCCTCGACGCGGTGAACAACCCCGAGGACGAGTCCGCCGGCGTGCGCCAGGTGCCCTTCTCGCGCGAGCTCTACATCGAAGATGCCGACTTCCGCGAAGAAGCACCTAAGAAATACTTCCGCCTAACGCCGGGCCGCGAAGTGCGCCTGCGCTGGGCCTACTTCGTCACCTGCACGGGCTTTGTGAAGGACCCCGACACAGGCGAGGTGACCGAGGTCCACTGCACTTACGACCCCGAGACCCGCGGCGGTGACGCCCCGGATGGCCGCAAGGTCAAGGGCACCATTCACTGGGTGTCCGCCCCCCACGCCGTCGACGCCGAGGTACGACTCTACGACCGACTGTTCTCCGTCGAGCGCCCCGGCGTTGGCGTCGACGACGTGCGCGAACACCTGAACTCCGAGTCGATGGAAGTGCTCCGCGACTGCAAGCTCGAACCGAGCTTGCGCGACGCACCGGTGGGCGAGCCCCTGCAGTTCGAGCGAATGGGCTACTTCTGCGTGGATTCGGTGGATTCCAAGCCGGAGGCACTCGTCTTTAATCGCACGGTCGCGCTTCGCGATGCGTGGGCGAAGATCGACAAGGCAGCTAAGGCGAAAGCCTGA
- a CDS encoding DUF58 domain-containing protein: protein MTLRWTAIVWIAAIATIGIAGLWMGAPVAGLWRWLAIALALALLIERMTSARPALHATLEQPQSVHLGEPTDWVLHVTNTGRTALRCAYAPRPPEWFSGQLDDAAVRLRPDEHQCLPFNQVPQRLGEHLWPRQPVLVRGLFGLAEWIRSVPLHERDAAGESPAVTRVSPAMLASAGRRTALDRLGDTRQAIRSFGGSEFRSLRNYSIGDPPSVIDWKATARTGSLVVRETEEEQQLLIIFALDCGRSSRLRVGQLDALGHAVNISARLAELADHAGDRYGLLTYADAPIDSISPGHGPAHLRRVRDCLAGSRAQQNESNPLSAVMQLSRALPQRALVLNFTQLDDATASGQLAEATLLLRPKHLPMVVAVQDANLEQLMQPTGTDRNAIFSAIAAREYRRTAARTRASLERMGAVVVEATPDRIEREVFECYRRLRSDKRI from the coding sequence ATGACCCTGCGCTGGACTGCCATCGTCTGGATCGCCGCCATCGCCACGATCGGCATCGCAGGCCTGTGGATGGGTGCTCCCGTCGCGGGCCTGTGGCGATGGCTCGCGATCGCGTTGGCGCTGGCGCTGCTCATCGAGCGGATGACGAGCGCCCGCCCCGCCCTGCACGCCACGCTGGAGCAACCGCAATCCGTACACCTGGGCGAACCCACGGACTGGGTGCTGCACGTGACCAACACCGGGCGCACCGCCCTGCGCTGCGCCTACGCTCCGCGGCCGCCGGAGTGGTTTTCAGGCCAGCTGGACGATGCCGCGGTACGGCTGCGGCCGGACGAACACCAATGCCTGCCCTTCAACCAGGTGCCCCAGCGCCTGGGGGAGCACCTGTGGCCTCGCCAGCCCGTACTGGTGCGCGGCTTGTTCGGCTTAGCTGAATGGATTCGTTCGGTACCTCTGCATGAGCGCGATGCTGCGGGGGAGTCGCCTGCGGTCACCCGCGTGTCGCCGGCCATGCTGGCGAGCGCGGGGCGGCGCACGGCCCTCGACCGTCTCGGTGACACGCGCCAGGCGATCCGCTCCTTCGGCGGCAGCGAGTTCCGCAGCCTGCGCAACTACAGCATCGGTGATCCACCCTCGGTCATCGACTGGAAGGCGACCGCGCGTACCGGCTCCCTGGTGGTGCGGGAGACCGAGGAAGAGCAACAGCTCCTGATCATCTTCGCCTTGGATTGTGGGCGCAGCAGCCGCCTGCGCGTCGGTCAACTCGACGCCCTGGGGCATGCCGTCAACATCAGCGCTCGCCTGGCCGAACTCGCCGACCACGCGGGCGACCGCTACGGGTTGCTGACCTACGCCGACGCGCCCATCGACAGCATCTCGCCCGGCCACGGCCCGGCCCACCTGCGACGCGTGCGCGATTGCCTCGCCGGCAGCCGCGCACAGCAGAACGAGAGCAACCCCCTGAGCGCCGTGATGCAGCTCTCCCGCGCGCTGCCCCAGCGCGCCCTCGTGCTGAACTTCACCCAACTCGACGACGCCACCGCCAGCGGCCAGCTGGCCGAAGCCACGCTGCTGCTGCGCCCGAAGCACCTACCCATGGTGGTGGCCGTGCAGGACGCCAACCTCGAGCAACTGATGCAACCCACCGGCACCGATCGCAACGCCATCTTCAGTGCCATCGCAGCCCGTGAGTACCGGCGCACGGCGGCGCGAACGCGGGCATCGCTGGAGCGTATGGGCGCGGTGGTGGTCGAGGCGACCCCCGATCGGATCGAACGTGAGGTGTTCGAGTGCTACCGGCGGCTGCGCTCGGACAAGCGCATCTGA
- a CDS encoding EAL domain-containing protein → MKLLKSVLGSGRPNDALPISRLLLIPLLTPLLVALVVFGLAQVSKGGHLHQLNARHAIFSFQLTSILEETAKQPLPTDELIHLVEKIRSLPVECLHELGVVERLLMRAAGTIEAITLCVDDIATADVALASLAELQAGELTEAQVRVVLDEAADAFVAGSYAFEVPISRTVGIAIRITFAVVVLGGLLVWGVQASLARFVGRAMVGMEDATRALSHSEQLNKLLARIDSVTALPNRSAYTLTLQEAIENAQRKNTGFAVLFLDLDGFKNVNDDLGHSAGDLVLKTTAMRLAARMRGEDVVARFGGDEFAALLQGVDDAQRVNAVCDDLIKRVAEEISYEEHLIGVTTSIGVALYPQHGDDAERLMKHADIAMYEAKAQGKNRSRLFDYSLQDRITDRVRTHRDLTRAIEQRELHVHFQPVVDLNTLRVEGCEALVRWNHPDRGKIPPDVFIPIAEESDLILDLGAWVMETACGQAQAWRVGNGREDLRVAINVSPRQLATPGFARTVEQVLADTGLPASALDLEITETCFIGDDETCIASLHQLAELGARLLLDDFGTGYSSFSYLHTLPFQVLKIDRSLVAGIESGEKTQAIVTSILSMSSSLGMSVIAEGVETQAALDTLIRLGCPCAQGYFFQPPVAAEMFDLGADFGRRRSAIDAPTPTRASLPASP, encoded by the coding sequence ATGAAACTCCTCAAATCGGTACTCGGATCCGGCCGTCCCAACGATGCGCTGCCGATCAGCCGACTACTTCTAATACCACTGCTCACGCCCTTGCTGGTGGCACTCGTCGTGTTCGGCCTTGCCCAGGTGAGCAAGGGAGGGCATCTCCACCAGCTCAATGCGCGCCACGCCATCTTCTCCTTCCAGCTAACGTCGATCCTCGAGGAAACGGCCAAGCAGCCCCTGCCGACGGATGAGCTCATCCATCTTGTGGAGAAGATCCGCTCCCTGCCGGTTGAGTGCCTGCACGAGCTTGGCGTTGTTGAGCGCCTCTTGATGCGAGCCGCCGGAACCATCGAAGCCATCACCTTGTGCGTGGACGACATCGCCACCGCCGACGTAGCACTCGCATCCCTGGCCGAGTTGCAGGCTGGGGAACTTACGGAGGCGCAAGTTCGAGTCGTGCTAGACGAAGCCGCCGACGCTTTCGTCGCGGGCTCTTACGCTTTCGAAGTGCCCATCAGTCGTACCGTCGGCATCGCGATTCGTATCACCTTCGCAGTCGTCGTACTCGGCGGGCTCTTGGTATGGGGAGTTCAGGCCTCTCTCGCCCGCTTCGTGGGCAGGGCAATGGTCGGGATGGAGGACGCTACGCGCGCCCTGTCACATAGCGAACAGCTGAACAAGCTCCTCGCACGAATAGACTCTGTCACCGCACTCCCCAACCGCTCTGCGTACACGCTTACGCTGCAGGAGGCCATCGAGAACGCGCAACGGAAGAACACCGGCTTCGCCGTGCTGTTCCTCGACCTGGACGGCTTCAAGAACGTGAACGATGATCTAGGGCACTCTGCTGGTGACCTGGTGCTCAAGACCACCGCCATGCGCTTGGCGGCGAGAATGCGCGGCGAGGACGTGGTAGCTCGCTTCGGTGGCGATGAGTTCGCGGCCCTGCTGCAGGGCGTAGACGATGCGCAGCGAGTAAACGCCGTATGTGATGACCTGATCAAACGGGTCGCCGAAGAAATCTCTTACGAAGAGCACCTTATCGGCGTGACGACCAGCATTGGCGTCGCACTCTACCCGCAGCACGGCGACGATGCCGAGAGGCTGATGAAGCATGCGGATATCGCAATGTACGAGGCGAAGGCCCAGGGCAAGAACAGGAGCCGCCTCTTTGACTACTCCCTACAGGACCGCATCACCGATCGCGTGCGCACCCATCGCGATCTAACGAGGGCGATCGAACAGCGAGAACTACACGTGCACTTTCAGCCCGTCGTAGACCTCAACACGCTGAGGGTCGAGGGCTGCGAGGCACTGGTGCGCTGGAACCACCCGGATCGAGGCAAGATCCCTCCCGATGTCTTCATTCCCATCGCCGAGGAGTCAGACCTCATCCTTGACCTTGGAGCGTGGGTGATGGAGACCGCCTGCGGCCAAGCTCAGGCATGGCGAGTGGGCAACGGACGCGAAGATCTGCGCGTCGCGATCAACGTGTCGCCGCGCCAGCTTGCCACGCCGGGCTTCGCGCGCACCGTGGAACAGGTGCTCGCGGACACCGGGCTGCCGGCGAGCGCGCTGGACCTCGAGATCACCGAAACCTGCTTCATCGGCGATGACGAGACCTGCATCGCGAGCCTCCATCAGCTCGCGGAGCTCGGCGCACGGCTGCTGCTCGATGATTTCGGCACCGGCTACTCATCCTTCAGCTACCTCCACACGCTGCCGTTCCAAGTGCTCAAGATCGATCGTTCCCTGGTCGCTGGCATCGAGTCAGGCGAGAAAACCCAGGCGATCGTCACCTCCATCCTGTCGATGTCGAGCAGTCTCGGCATGAGCGTGATCGCCGAGGGCGTGGAGACCCAGGCCGCCCTCGACACCCTGATCCGCCTCGGATGCCCCTGCGCCCAGGGTTACTTCTTCCAGCCCCCAGTGGCCGCGGAGATGTTCGACCTCGGTGCGGACTTCGGGCGCCGGCGTAGCGCGATCGACGCACCCACCCCCACACGCGCCTCACTCCCCGCGTCCCCTTAG
- a CDS encoding AAA family ATPase, whose product MKPTQQYLQQIESKLGGRVFGLGHAARLLAMTRIAGGHALLEGPPGIGKTLLARSFAQALGGQFRRVQGTPDLLPADITGVTVFRPDGTEFEFRPGPLFADVVLVDEVNRAGPKTQSALLEAMEEKRTTIDGDTRELPANFVVIATQNPIDFEGTYPLPESQVDRFLVRLDLTYAARDEEVQELQRYASPEGSAHQGSLTAIEDERELLRAARDEVAATRVERSLVEYVVDICEATRQSQDIALGLSTRAARALLLMARVLAAGSGFDFVRPDDVQSVVDAVGAHRIVLTPEARIAGLTATESLTRLVEGIAVPRVEGVVPTSADDAQE is encoded by the coding sequence ATGAAGCCCACACAACAGTACCTGCAGCAGATCGAAAGCAAGCTCGGCGGACGGGTCTTCGGCCTCGGCCACGCGGCGCGACTGCTCGCCATGACGCGAATCGCGGGCGGTCACGCCCTGCTCGAAGGCCCCCCGGGCATCGGCAAGACCCTGCTGGCGCGCTCCTTTGCGCAAGCATTGGGCGGGCAGTTCCGACGGGTACAGGGTACGCCCGATCTGCTGCCCGCAGACATCACGGGCGTCACCGTGTTCCGCCCCGACGGCACCGAGTTCGAGTTCCGGCCCGGCCCCCTGTTTGCAGACGTCGTGCTGGTGGACGAAGTGAACCGCGCCGGCCCGAAGACCCAGTCAGCGCTGCTCGAGGCGATGGAGGAGAAGCGCACCACGATCGATGGCGATACGCGCGAGCTCCCCGCGAACTTCGTGGTCATCGCCACCCAGAACCCCATCGATTTCGAAGGCACCTACCCGCTCCCCGAGTCTCAGGTCGATCGCTTCCTCGTGCGCCTCGACCTGACCTATGCCGCGCGTGACGAAGAGGTGCAGGAGCTTCAACGCTACGCCTCGCCCGAGGGCAGCGCGCACCAGGGCTCGCTCACGGCCATCGAAGATGAGCGCGAGCTGCTGCGGGCGGCGCGCGATGAGGTGGCCGCCACCCGCGTCGAGCGTTCGCTGGTGGAGTACGTGGTGGACATCTGCGAAGCCACACGTCAGTCGCAGGACATCGCCCTGGGCTTGTCCACCCGCGCGGCGCGCGCGCTGCTCCTGATGGCCCGCGTGCTCGCCGCAGGTTCAGGCTTTGACTTCGTGCGCCCCGACGATGTGCAGAGCGTGGTCGACGCGGTGGGCGCGCACCGCATCGTACTCACGCCGGAAGCGCGCATCGCCGGCCTCACAGCAACGGAGTCGTTGACCCGACTGGTGGAGGGCATCGCCGTCCCTCGCGTCGAAGGCGTGGTGCCCACCTCCGCAGACGACGCGCAGGAGTAG
- a CDS encoding DUF4350 domain-containing protein, which produces MDRLRTLLWVGAMVMIIVLLALPAFNDGGPPERPTTDNTSELGVVAFQRWLATASIPTHAQRLRFTQESLADLSATTGNLAVLHVPAILPFEADEIAALMRWVSEGNTLLVASGHLESAPWVYDGFDLTRTLWRLTGLRLRRLMVSDDADEPAPPGDETNKTEDVTADDALADLRDSLGDALNIPGWLLVHGASDAMTLVGSPDGPFATDLDDVRVPWDGAHWVPATYGADDSTPEQASPADPLGLFDDDDDSQDGIEADIAACGRSPAEIVAMITLPRRLRGRNGCTTIPTPAASSWQTVLTHADSSQAAMLQAPLGDGEVLVLLHPSVLANDVIHRFDNRRFAMRLVDTWLGDDGTVIFDDAHQGVNDIVESADLVYDWRLYASIGFVLLFWVGYLLANNGDWARALYRSPPVGMGQLDLVRASAGFLDLRLRRDAVYEAILDPLRTQLARKWRLSQQDALTQGLIAERDKHPELVATVVDRLSALAAGRRVVYATLQHDVHALSEAIR; this is translated from the coding sequence ATGGATCGCCTGCGGACGCTCCTGTGGGTGGGCGCGATGGTGATGATCATCGTCCTCCTCGCCCTCCCGGCCTTCAACGACGGCGGCCCCCCGGAACGTCCCACCACCGACAACACGAGCGAGCTGGGCGTGGTGGCCTTTCAGCGTTGGCTCGCCACCGCGTCGATCCCGACGCACGCGCAGCGGCTGCGCTTCACGCAGGAAAGCCTCGCGGACCTGTCGGCAACCACGGGCAACCTCGCCGTCCTGCACGTGCCCGCCATCTTGCCCTTCGAAGCCGACGAGATCGCCGCCCTGATGAGGTGGGTGAGTGAAGGCAACACCTTGCTGGTGGCGAGCGGACACCTGGAGTCGGCACCCTGGGTGTACGACGGGTTCGACCTCACCCGTACCCTCTGGCGTCTGACGGGGCTGCGACTTCGGCGGCTCATGGTGTCGGACGACGCTGACGAGCCTGCGCCGCCCGGCGATGAAACGAACAAAACGGAGGACGTGACCGCCGACGACGCCCTGGCGGACCTCCGCGACTCGCTCGGCGACGCCTTGAACATTCCGGGCTGGCTGCTCGTGCACGGCGCGTCGGACGCCATGACCCTCGTCGGCTCGCCCGACGGCCCCTTCGCCACGGACCTCGATGACGTGCGCGTGCCATGGGATGGCGCCCACTGGGTGCCGGCCACCTACGGCGCTGACGACTCCACGCCGGAGCAGGCCTCTCCCGCCGATCCCCTGGGGCTATTCGACGACGACGACGATTCCCAGGACGGGATCGAGGCTGACATCGCCGCATGCGGTCGCTCCCCGGCCGAAATCGTGGCCATGATTACGTTGCCCAGGCGGCTGCGTGGTCGCAACGGCTGCACCACCATCCCTACTCCCGCAGCAAGCAGTTGGCAGACCGTGCTGACGCACGCCGACTCCTCACAAGCGGCGATGCTGCAGGCCCCGCTGGGGGACGGCGAGGTGCTCGTGCTCCTCCATCCTTCGGTGCTCGCCAACGATGTCATTCACCGCTTCGACAACCGACGCTTCGCGATGCGACTCGTCGATACCTGGCTCGGGGACGATGGCACCGTGATCTTCGACGACGCACACCAGGGCGTGAACGACATCGTCGAGTCAGCAGATCTCGTCTACGACTGGCGCCTGTACGCGAGCATCGGCTTCGTGCTGCTGTTCTGGGTGGGGTATCTGCTGGCGAACAACGGGGATTGGGCCCGCGCCCTGTACCGCTCGCCCCCCGTTGGTATGGGCCAGCTCGACCTGGTGCGCGCCAGCGCGGGCTTCCTCGACCTGCGCCTGCGCCGCGACGCGGTCTACGAGGCCATCCTCGACCCCCTGCGCACGCAGCTCGCGCGCAAGTGGCGGCTCTCGCAGCAAGACGCCCTCACGCAAGGCCTGATCGCCGAACGCGACAAGCACCCCGAGTTGGTCGCCACGGTCGTCGATCGTCTATCCGCCCTGGCCGCGGGGCGTCGCGTGGTCTACGCCACCCTCCAGCACGACGTACACGCCCTCAGCGAAGCGATTCGCTAG